The Paenibacillus sp. FSL R7-0204 genome includes a region encoding these proteins:
- a CDS encoding glycoside hydrolase family 88/105 protein, giving the protein MTNENLLQKIGLVVDRLMNLGGSDYEKDKTVVQADTRVGIVQRDFGIEEWDWPQGVGLYGLYKLQNYYGDIRYMEFFRNWVSRNLETGLPSKNINTTAPYLPLVLLLDQLEPSGELEELCREHADWLIHELPKTKEGGFQHTVTAIGNRDGIHLHNGQLWIDTLFMAVLFLNQAGRKFNRPEWAHEAEHQILLHIKYLFDKHTGLFFHGWSFERNDNFGSIFWCRGNSWFTYGIVDYLEACQDSISPGFRRFLIDTYTAQVNALVSLQAASGLWHTVLQDPSSYEEVSGSAAIAAGIIKGIKAGILDASYQAAADKAIQAVCQNISADGTVLNVSAGTGMGMDKEHYKNIALRPMAYGQSLALIALYEALN; this is encoded by the coding sequence ATGACAAATGAAAACTTGCTGCAAAAAATCGGGCTGGTAGTAGACAGGCTTATGAACCTGGGCGGCAGCGACTATGAAAAGGATAAAACAGTGGTTCAGGCCGATACCAGAGTAGGGATTGTGCAACGGGATTTCGGAATTGAAGAATGGGATTGGCCTCAGGGCGTAGGTCTTTACGGTCTTTACAAGCTGCAGAACTATTACGGCGATATACGCTATATGGAATTTTTCCGGAATTGGGTTTCCCGTAACCTGGAGACGGGCCTGCCTTCCAAAAACATTAATACAACAGCTCCTTATCTGCCTTTGGTGCTGCTCCTGGATCAGCTTGAGCCCTCCGGCGAACTGGAGGAGCTATGCCGGGAGCATGCGGATTGGCTCATTCATGAGCTGCCCAAGACCAAAGAAGGAGGTTTCCAGCATACGGTCACTGCGATTGGCAACCGGGACGGCATTCACCTGCACAACGGACAGTTATGGATTGATACACTCTTTATGGCGGTGCTGTTTCTGAACCAGGCGGGGCGCAAGTTCAACCGCCCGGAGTGGGCGCATGAGGCTGAACACCAGATTCTGCTCCATATCAAGTATTTGTTCGACAAACATACCGGCCTGTTCTTCCATGGCTGGAGCTTCGAACGCAATGATAATTTCGGCAGTATCTTCTGGTGCCGCGGCAATTCCTGGTTCACGTATGGTATTGTCGATTATCTGGAAGCCTGCCAGGATTCGATTAGTCCGGGGTTCCGGCGGTTTCTGATTGATACGTATACTGCTCAGGTCAATGCCCTGGTCTCGCTCCAGGCAGCTTCCGGTCTGTGGCATACCGTCCTGCAGGACCCGTCCAGCTATGAAGAGGTATCGGGATCGGCCGCAATCGCCGCAGGGATTATCAAAGGTATTAAGGCTGGTATTCTGGATGCCTCCTATCAGGCTGCGGCAGACAAGGCCATTCAGGCGGTGTGTCAAAATATTAGCGCAGACGGCACCGTGCTGAATGTGTCGGCCGGAACCGGCATGGGGATGGATAAGGAGCATTACAAGAACATTGCCCTCCGACCTATGGCCTACGGACAGTCCTTGGCTCTTATCGCTTTGTATGAAGCGTTAAATTAA
- a CDS encoding glycoside hydrolase family 2 protein has translation MTHRMEYPRPQFVRDAWLNLNGIWQFEFDDRNVGAEQRWFDPGQNFSQTIQVPFAFQTPASGIHDTAFHDYVWYKRNFTLDPSWYAKRVVLHFGAVDYRAWVYVNGQYIGMHEGGHTSFSFDITHALTGQEEQVTVHVEDPSTDETIPRGKQFWIEQPESIWYTRTTGIWQTVWLEAVNPVHIQQVKFTPDLDQGSVGIEVKSEGYGSEELDLELRISFGGVPVIQDRIRLLQPITRRMIDLFGLKIFRTNFHRAGWTWSPEAPNLFDVEMKLYDRGVEVDSIESYFGMRKVHTENGMVYLNNKPYYQKLVLDQGYWQEGLLTAPTDEHLRKDIELAKELGFNGCRKHQKVEDPRFLYWADRIGFLVWGECAASASYNNDAVARLTKEWIEIIDRDFNHPSIVAWVPLNESWGIPLVKSDKQQQYHSVAMYSLIHSLDNTRLVISNDGWEMTLTDICAVHNYQHGRADEPDKYEEFKRILSTKDTMLASKPSARSVYADGYEHRGEPILLTEFGGISYKAGAEDGWGYTSAQSAEDLVLEYGRIMKAVYASKIIYGYCYTQLTDVEQEINGLLAYDRTPKCDLSLIKEINSEWHLRTI, from the coding sequence ATGACACATAGGATGGAATACCCGCGTCCGCAGTTCGTCAGAGACGCATGGCTTAATTTGAATGGAATCTGGCAATTTGAATTTGATGACAGGAATGTGGGAGCTGAACAGCGATGGTTTGATCCAGGCCAAAATTTCAGTCAGACCATTCAAGTTCCCTTTGCTTTTCAAACCCCTGCCAGCGGAATACACGATACCGCTTTTCATGACTATGTCTGGTATAAGCGCAATTTCACACTCGATCCAAGCTGGTATGCGAAACGTGTTGTTTTACATTTTGGAGCGGTAGATTATAGAGCTTGGGTGTATGTGAATGGTCAATATATCGGGATGCATGAGGGTGGACACACTTCATTTTCTTTTGATATTACACATGCCTTAACCGGACAGGAGGAACAGGTAACTGTTCATGTTGAGGACCCTTCAACGGATGAGACGATACCGCGGGGCAAACAGTTCTGGATAGAGCAGCCGGAAAGCATCTGGTATACCCGTACTACAGGGATTTGGCAGACCGTGTGGCTGGAGGCGGTAAACCCTGTTCATATTCAGCAGGTGAAGTTTACGCCCGATTTGGATCAAGGGAGTGTTGGAATAGAGGTTAAGTCTGAGGGGTATGGATCTGAAGAATTAGATTTGGAACTTCGTATTTCTTTTGGCGGAGTACCTGTTATTCAGGACCGGATACGATTGTTACAGCCTATAACACGCAGAATGATAGATCTATTTGGGTTGAAAATATTTCGCACAAACTTTCACCGTGCCGGCTGGACATGGAGTCCGGAAGCTCCTAATTTGTTTGATGTGGAAATGAAGCTGTACGATCGCGGGGTTGAGGTGGACTCTATAGAGTCGTATTTCGGCATGCGGAAGGTTCATACAGAGAATGGTATGGTCTATCTGAATAACAAACCTTATTATCAAAAGCTTGTACTGGACCAAGGGTATTGGCAGGAAGGATTACTTACGGCGCCAACGGATGAACACCTGAGGAAGGATATTGAATTAGCCAAAGAATTAGGGTTCAACGGTTGCCGTAAGCATCAAAAGGTCGAGGACCCGCGGTTTTTATACTGGGCAGACCGGATAGGGTTCCTTGTGTGGGGAGAATGTGCGGCGAGTGCCTCTTACAATAATGATGCTGTAGCCCGGTTAACTAAAGAATGGATTGAGATTATTGACCGTGACTTCAATCATCCCTCTATTGTGGCCTGGGTCCCGCTTAACGAAAGCTGGGGAATTCCGCTGGTGAAATCGGATAAGCAGCAGCAGTATCACAGCGTAGCGATGTATAGTCTGATTCATTCATTGGATAATACCCGGTTAGTCATATCGAATGACGGATGGGAAATGACGCTGACTGACATTTGTGCGGTACACAATTATCAGCATGGCAGAGCGGATGAGCCCGATAAGTATGAGGAATTTAAAAGGATTCTTTCTACGAAGGATACGATGCTTGCTTCCAAGCCATCAGCCCGGAGTGTGTATGCAGACGGTTATGAGCATCGGGGCGAGCCGATCTTGTTAACTGAATTCGGTGGTATAAGCTATAAGGCTGGCGCTGAAGATGGCTGGGGATATACCAGTGCACAATCTGCAGAGGATCTTGTTCTGGAATACGGAAGAATCATGAAGGCGGTATACGCGTCCAAGATTATTTATGGGTATTGTTATACGCAGTTAACGGATGTGGAGCAGGAAATTAACGGCCTGTTGGCCTATGACCGGACACCCAAATGTGATCTGTCGTTAATTAAAGAAATTAACAGTGAGTGGCATCTGCGGACCATTTAA
- a CDS encoding ArsR/SmtB family transcription factor, whose translation MFLELDDHGIAVLKALASDTRASILRLLLHTPLTVSELATKLNLSKAIVSRHIRLLEDAKIIKLQDNLEATDSRKKNFIVAVDHIALNFPQKLHLPFKVITNEIKLGYYSNFSVTPTCGLASQAKIIGKLDDQRTFVSNDRIEASLLWFAEGFVEYMIPNDFNHNFTAELLELSLELSSEFPGSNNNWPSDIAFYINDVFLGTWTAPGNFSDVRGKLTPNWWDNELSQYGLLKHLRVTKKDTGIDGQKISSVTLAELKIEDSPFIKLRIGIDGNSKNKGGLTIFGEHFGNYPQNILLKLFYTEAE comes from the coding sequence ATGTTCTTAGAACTCGATGATCATGGCATTGCTGTTTTGAAGGCATTGGCATCTGACACAAGAGCTTCGATTCTTAGACTATTGTTACATACGCCGCTTACGGTCAGTGAGCTCGCCACAAAACTTAACTTAAGTAAAGCTATCGTCTCACGCCATATCCGGTTACTGGAGGACGCCAAGATCATCAAGCTCCAGGACAATCTGGAGGCTACCGACAGCCGAAAGAAGAATTTCATTGTTGCTGTCGATCATATTGCCCTCAACTTCCCGCAAAAGCTCCATCTTCCTTTTAAAGTCATTACGAATGAAATCAAGCTGGGATACTATTCTAATTTTTCAGTCACCCCCACCTGCGGATTAGCCAGCCAGGCAAAAATCATCGGAAAGTTAGACGATCAACGGACCTTCGTTTCCAATGACCGGATCGAGGCTTCCTTACTTTGGTTTGCGGAGGGCTTCGTTGAATATATGATTCCGAATGATTTCAACCACAATTTCACTGCAGAATTACTAGAGTTATCCTTGGAGCTTTCTTCAGAGTTTCCTGGGTCCAACAATAATTGGCCGAGTGATATTGCTTTTTATATCAACGATGTTTTTTTAGGCACCTGGACGGCTCCGGGGAATTTCTCAGATGTGCGCGGGAAATTAACACCAAACTGGTGGGATAACGAACTAAGCCAGTATGGCCTTTTGAAGCATTTAAGAGTAACAAAGAAGGATACTGGAATAGACGGTCAAAAAATATCATCGGTCACCCTCGCTGAGCTAAAGATCGAAGACTCCCCCTTCATTAAGCTGAGGATTGGGATTGACGGGAATTCTAAAAACAAAGGCGGACTTACCATCTTCGGGGAGCACTTTGGAAATTATCCGCAGAATATTCTGCTTAAACTGTTCTATACGGAAGCGGAATAA
- a CDS encoding AbaSI family restriction endonuclease — translation MDKRDYLVKTLSRTKRKDYENYIINAIWHKLDNMELKPVSQQYVKRKDGRHALMDLYFPQIQVAIEVDESYHKNNQEADKLRMDDIIAAVNENENNDFICLRINASQSIEAINKRIIEVITIIKDKASRTQLKWLTYEEEQSQVRQQEYLSIFDNVSFKQITDIANSVFDKGYIGFQRSGFRVSDTLWVWCPKLSVIVDEDAKSAARGWLNFLSDDWTYIDESQENQTEDERMALIKDDFRLNKERAVFANYRDSLGIKRYRFVGIFKSSGLSPDNKNYIRYSRIDDKTKVFRAGVLHEEHGINKPND, via the coding sequence ATGGATAAACGGGATTATTTAGTTAAAACTTTGTCACGAACTAAGAGAAAGGATTATGAAAACTATATTATCAATGCGATTTGGCATAAACTTGATAATATGGAGTTGAAACCTGTAAGTCAACAATATGTAAAGCGTAAAGATGGCAGACATGCTCTAATGGATCTCTACTTTCCACAAATCCAGGTAGCGATAGAAGTGGATGAATCTTATCACAAAAATAATCAAGAAGCAGACAAATTACGTATGGATGACATAATTGCCGCAGTTAATGAAAATGAAAATAATGATTTTATCTGCTTAAGAATTAATGCATCGCAGTCAATAGAAGCGATTAATAAACGAATTATTGAAGTCATTACAATCATTAAAGACAAAGCTTCTAGGACCCAATTAAAGTGGTTGACATATGAAGAAGAACAAAGTCAAGTCAGACAGCAAGAATACCTTTCTATTTTTGATAATGTGTCGTTTAAACAAATAACAGATATAGCCAACAGTGTTTTTGATAAGGGTTATATAGGGTTTCAAAGAAGTGGTTTCCGAGTGTCCGATACACTTTGGGTTTGGTGTCCAAAGCTATCTGTTATTGTTGATGAAGATGCTAAGTCCGCTGCAAGAGGATGGTTAAATTTTTTATCTGATGATTGGACTTATATTGATGAGTCACAAGAAAATCAAACTGAAGACGAAAGAATGGCTCTCATTAAAGATGACTTCAGGTTAAATAAGGAAAGAGCAGTTTTTGCAAATTATAGAGATAGTTTAGGAATAAAACGTTACAGATTTGTCGGGATATTCAAAAGTTCAGGCTTGTCCCCTGACAACAAAAATTATATAAGATATAGCCGTATCGACGATAAAACTAAAGTCTTTAGGGCAGGAGTATTACATGAAGAACATGGCATAAATAAACCAAATGATTAA
- a CDS encoding AAA family ATPase, translated as MMISENYKYQLIKETKQLDVFLGQTSDFERLVREITDEQNDRAVLELIKNLGILTKKQSLPNMEQKQEKIVEMLYKYLGASNVDGIFQELKDSSNVSLEVLLNQLDEMVGLGNVKQQVRDLIDFNQVQHLREENGLKKSNKTLHMAFLGNPGTAKTTVARIVGRMYKAIGLLSKGQFIEASRTDLIAEYQGQTAIKVKRLINRAKGGVLFIDEAYSITENDHSDSYGRESLTELTKALEDYRDDLVVIVAGYTNLMDNFFESNPGLKSRFNTFISFSDYSLDELVQIFNYTCNQNDYIAQEDAIKKVRNVLQIKLNEKKDHFSNGRLVRNLFDDITLNQSKRLSRLSDPITKESLMLIIKEDIPQDKIF; from the coding sequence ATGATGATTTCAGAAAATTACAAATACCAGCTAATTAAAGAAACTAAACAGTTGGATGTTTTCTTGGGACAAACATCTGATTTTGAACGATTAGTTCGAGAAATAACTGATGAACAAAATGATAGAGCTGTTTTAGAGTTAATCAAAAACTTAGGTATCTTAACTAAGAAACAATCCTTACCCAACATGGAACAAAAGCAAGAAAAAATTGTTGAGATGTTATATAAATATCTTGGAGCATCAAATGTTGATGGGATTTTCCAAGAATTAAAAGATTCGTCCAATGTCTCACTAGAAGTGTTACTTAACCAATTAGATGAAATGGTTGGTCTTGGAAATGTGAAGCAGCAAGTTCGTGATTTGATTGATTTTAATCAAGTACAACATTTACGGGAGGAAAACGGACTAAAGAAGTCTAACAAAACTTTACATATGGCGTTTCTTGGAAATCCTGGTACAGCTAAAACTACAGTGGCTCGTATTGTTGGGAGAATGTACAAAGCTATCGGATTACTGAGTAAAGGTCAATTCATTGAAGCGAGCAGGACTGATTTAATTGCTGAGTATCAAGGACAAACAGCAATTAAGGTGAAGAGATTAATTAATCGTGCAAAAGGTGGAGTCCTATTTATTGATGAGGCGTATAGCATAACAGAGAATGATCATAGCGATAGTTATGGGAGAGAAAGCCTTACTGAGTTAACAAAAGCTCTCGAAGATTATCGTGATGACCTTGTTGTGATCGTAGCTGGATATACAAATTTAATGGATAATTTCTTTGAATCCAATCCAGGATTAAAGTCAAGATTCAATACATTTATTTCATTTAGTGATTACTCCCTCGATGAGCTTGTGCAAATATTCAATTACACGTGCAATCAAAATGATTATATAGCCCAAGAAGATGCTATTAAAAAAGTCCGCAATGTGTTGCAAATTAAATTGAATGAAAAAAAAGATCACTTTTCAAATGGTCGTCTTGTGCGAAATTTGTTTGATGACATAACGCTGAATCAATCGAAGAGACTGTCTAGGTTGTCGGATCCTATTACTAAAGAATCGTTGATGTTAATTATTAAAGAAGATATTCCTCAGGATAAAATATTTTAA
- a CDS encoding coiled-coil domain-containing protein, which produces MSIKTETKHNQNKNQIAIMNNSSNDFNKKKNKLKEFSEKIPKEEILPSVPGSRGPFGLFDYKVTGDDLNRLTQNIQDKMIKQNQVLVRTIKEFNTIYDTFSALDKEYIHGILISLKAAEEANAKALKGIEGVQTNQNEITQIINQQKQVIQVLKKFKEKIEKIEHLTDVDIIFGNLSTMQSKLKAFETKVEAQDLTLADLTDEVKSLLSSLSVFQDDFNYLKEFQVEQFQAVSNQNENISKIEVIITENKTNIKTLNQEIDIHEEKLNEMKRLIQDNIQILSEKVAQNNSEFDAKLDVMTNEVTTNKKDFKDAIQKLNVGMEQQTESISACIETLNKEIDIHEEKLNDMKRLIQDNIQILSEKVAQNYSEFDAKLDSTINEFTTNKMEVENDIKKLNVGIEQRAESTNSISTYLKSELSGAKNDVVELNLVVRNLSKALKITQVISFSSITIMCVLVVFIISGVL; this is translated from the coding sequence ATGTCAATTAAAACCGAAACAAAGCATAATCAAAATAAAAACCAGATAGCCATTATGAATAACAGCTCCAATGATTTCAATAAAAAGAAAAATAAATTAAAAGAATTTAGTGAAAAAATACCTAAAGAAGAGATTTTACCTAGTGTTCCAGGTTCAAGGGGACCTTTTGGGTTGTTTGATTATAAAGTAACGGGGGATGACCTGAATAGGCTGACTCAAAATATTCAGGATAAAATGATTAAACAGAATCAAGTTCTTGTTAGAACAATTAAAGAATTTAATACTATCTACGATACGTTTTCCGCATTAGATAAAGAATATATTCATGGAATTTTGATCTCACTGAAAGCAGCTGAAGAAGCTAACGCGAAAGCATTAAAAGGAATTGAAGGCGTTCAAACAAATCAAAATGAGATCACACAAATAATTAATCAGCAGAAGCAAGTAATCCAAGTTTTGAAAAAATTCAAAGAAAAAATAGAGAAGATTGAACACTTAACTGATGTTGATATAATTTTCGGTAATCTTTCAACAATGCAAAGTAAACTTAAAGCATTTGAAACCAAGGTTGAGGCTCAAGATCTGACATTAGCCGATCTTACCGATGAAGTGAAATCATTGTTATCTTCACTTTCAGTTTTTCAAGATGATTTCAATTACTTAAAAGAATTTCAAGTTGAACAATTTCAAGCAGTTTCAAATCAAAATGAAAATATATCTAAAATCGAAGTAATAATTACAGAAAATAAGACTAACATCAAAACTCTAAATCAAGAAATTGATATTCATGAAGAGAAACTCAATGAAATGAAACGATTGATTCAGGATAATATCCAGATATTATCTGAAAAAGTTGCTCAAAACAATTCTGAGTTTGATGCCAAACTGGATGTAATGACTAACGAAGTCACAACAAACAAGAAGGATTTTAAGGATGCTATTCAGAAACTCAATGTAGGAATGGAGCAACAAACAGAAAGTATATCTGCATGCATCGAAACTCTAAATAAAGAAATTGATATCCATGAAGAGAAGCTCAATGATATGAAACGATTGATTCAGGATAATATCCAAATCTTATCTGAAAAAGTCGCTCAAAACTATTCTGAGTTTGATGCCAAACTGGATTCAACTATTAACGAATTCACAACAAACAAGATGGAGGTTGAAAATGATATTAAGAAACTCAATGTTGGAATCGAGCAACGAGCAGAAAGTACGAATAGTATATCTACATATCTTAAATCTGAACTCTCAGGGGCAAAAAATGATGTTGTAGAGCTTAATCTGGTGGTCAGAAACTTGTCCAAAGCATTGAAGATTACTCAAGTTATCTCATTTAGTAGTATTACTATCATGTGTGTTCTAGTAGTTTTTATAATAAGTGGGGTTTTATGA